CAATCCGCTTGGAGATCGGTCCGAAGGATATCGCCGCAGGCACCGTCTTCTGCGGCATTCGAAACCAACCCAAGAGCTTTGGAATTTCACGCGAAGAATTGATTGCCACAATTGGCACCAAACTGGAGACATTGCAAAGCGAACTGTTTGCCGCCGCCCTGCATCTTCGTGAGTCCAACACTGTCACGATCACCAACGAGAGTGAGTTCCGAGACTTTTTCAGTACTCAGAACGAAGATGGGATTCACGGTGGTTTTGCCAATGCCTACTTTGCTGATGAGGATGCCCTCGATCCGTTGCTGAAGGAACTCAAGGTCACGATTCGTTGCGTTCCACGTGACAACAATACAACGCCCGGCACCTGTTTCCTGACCGGTCGCCCGGCTGAGAAAATGGCCGTCTTCGCGAAGGCCTATTGAGCCGGCGTGGCCGGAGGCACCCCAGCGCGCACCTCCGCATCGAACCGCGTTAGCTACGCATGGTTCAAAAAAGTTTTTTCCCGCACTTTCCTGATTTTGCCTCAAGTTTCTCTGGCGATTGCTCTTGACTCGTTTTTAAACGAGGCCCAAACTAGGAACTTGCTTGTAACGAAGCGGCCTACCGGCGTGACAGGGAGATGACCCGCCCCGGTTGAGACTCGACGCTACAGGGACGTACCGTAATCGAAATTTGCCTCGGCACTTCGTTCGGATCACCGTGCATAGGAAGGTTGCTTCGGCTTACTTTTCGAGCGGCGGGTGGTTGGGACGAGCCGGTCACCTAGGAAGGGTGATGAGACGATCGCAGTCGCGATCAAACGGGTTGACCGATTCACTCAAACCGCCATTGTGTCGGTATCATACAGAACGCTTCTCCGCCAAGGCGAGATTTTGATTCTGCGTGTTATCGACGTTACTAGCAGGAGCGCTGGCTTGTCATTCCAGACCGACTTCGACGTAAAAGAGCGAGTGCGCAACGCGTCCGACATCATTGATGTCATCGGTCGGGATTTGGAATTACGTCCACAGGGCCGGAACTTTGTAACCCGCTGCCCGTTCCACAACGACACCAAGCCGTCGATGACGGTCAACCCCGAGCGACAATCGTGGAAGTGTTGGGTGTGCGACATTGGCGGAGACGTCTTTAGTTTTGTGATGCAGCGTGAGGGACTCGATTTTCCCGCGGCGCTGCGGTTGCTTGCCGAACGAGCCGGCATCGAACTGCCCGAATATCGCAGCGGCCCCAAAACTCAACCTGGCAGCCCCGACGATAAAGCGACGCTCTCGTCGGCGATCGAAGAGGTCGCACAGGCCTACTACGAACAACTTGACGCTCGCAAGACCGATGACGCCAAGGTTGCCTGGGACTATCTGGCCTCCCGGGGCGTCAACGATGAGAACCGGCGTCGATTCCGAATTGGGTTCGCACCGGACTCCTGGGATTTTGCCGTCAACCTGCTCCATCGTAAAAACTACTCCAATGCGGTCGCTGTGGCCTGTGGCGTTGCGAAATCACGCCGTGGCCCCTCCGGTGCAGATGGGTGTTACGATTTCTTCCGCGGTCGGCTGATGTTCCCGATCAATAACTCGCACGGCAAAGTCATCTCGCTCGGTGGGCGAATCATCCCGGCAATCGCCGCACGAACCGTTGCGGCGTCGGGAGGCACAGCGACGGCCGGAGCCAAATATTTCAACGGTCCCGAAACACTGCTCTATCGCAAGTCCGCTGAATTATATGGTCTCGACTTGGCTCGCGACGCCATTCGTACCGCTGGCGAAGTTCTGGTGATGGAAGGCTACACCGACGTCGTCGCCGCCCGCATGGCGGGAATTGAGAATGCCGTCGCAGTGCTCGGGACCGCCCTGACGCAGCAGCACGTGCGCGTCCTCAAGCGATTTGCCCCCCGCGTGGTACTGGTGCTCGACGGAGATGATGCTGGAAGGCGCCGTGCCGAGGAAGTGCTTGATCTGTTTGTGACCGCCGAAGCAGACCTGCGAATCCTCACCCTACCTGATGATGCCGACCCAGCCGATTTTCTCACTTCTCATTCCAAAGACGCGTTACTGGAACTAGCAGCAGCCGCTCCTGATGCCATCGATCATAAAATCGCATGCTTAATCGAAGGCGTTGATCTGACACGCGATACGCACCGCGTAACCGCGGCGATCGAATCGCTCCTGGCGCTATTTGTCAAAGTCCCGCAGAATGATGACCGAGCCTCACTGCGGGTCGATCAGCTGCTGATGCGAATCAGTCGCACCTTCGACCTGCCCGTCGAACGATTGTCGCGGCGACTCGATGCCCTACGAGCGTCGCGGAAAGAGAGCGAGACGAAGAAGGCTCGGTATCAACAACAGCAATCCAAACGCTCGCTGCCCGAACACGCACCGAACGCCAGCGGCCCCAACGCCGATTTCTCAAACGACGATCCGTTTGCATCGGCCGCCATGGAAGATGCCGCCATGTTTGGGATCGACGAGTACACGCAGTCCACTGCACCCCGGGACTCGTCGCCCAATCCACGCCGCCGCGATGACGCTTCGCCCGCCGCTAGCCTATCGGGCGTCGACCGAGAACTCTTTGAGACATTGCTGGAAAGTCCTGAGGTCGCGGCGATGGCCATCGAAGCGATCGACACCGAGTGGCTGCAATCCACCACCGCAAAAATGCTCCTCTCGGCATATCAGGAACTGGATCTCAATGGATACGACCTCAACGCCGACTCGTTGCTGACCCTGATCGAAAACGATTTCCTCAAACTTCAGATCGTGTCTTTGCAGCAGCGCATCGATCAAAGAGGCGAGCGTTCGACAGTGACTCCACATGAACGATACACAGCAATCCTCACGCGGTTTCACGAACGCGCGTTTGAAGCAGAAAAGTCACGCCAGATAACTCAACTCGAATCGGCAACACTGGCCGAGGACGAAGAGATGGCCGTCTTGCGGGCGATTATCGACGCTGAACGCATTCGACATACCCCTCGCTGATAACAACACCACCGCGACGGAGCCTCCACACTCAGGCGAACGTAGCGACCTCAATTCAATCTCATATTCGCATCATCTCGACCCATCCCACGAACCCCAGGCTGTTCCGAAACCTTTCTCCCTCTGCTCTATTTGTACTCCCGCTTTCGGGCTTGGATTGGTTGGTTTTGACGAGCGTTCCCGCTCTCGTTGATCCGGCACGCCAATTCAAACCCAGCGTCCTATGATGGGACGTGACCCTTTTAACACGAAGTTAGAAACATGCAATTGATGGACCAAGACCTCTCGCAACTCATCGCCCGTGGTGCCAAGGACGGCTACCTGACCTACGATGAAGTCAACTCTTATCTCCCCGATGAAGACGTCAACCCGGAGAAGCTCAACACACTGCTGCTGGCGCTTGAGCGGCGTGGCATCGCGTTGATCGAAGCGACCGAGAAACAAGCTCGAGTGGCGGCGGCCAAACAAACTCGTCGCGTTGCGATGCCGAGCATTGCGGGTCCTGAAGCGGGAGAAGAACTGTACAACGAGAGTCGGATCTCCGACGAAGACTTTGAACCCACAGCCGAAGATACCGCTGACTTGGACGCGGAAGTCGACGCCGAGGACGTCTCCCGCGCCGCCTCGTTGGCCCTCACCGAAGCGGAGGAGTCCAGCGGCCCCGTGCTGGGCACGGCGAGCGATCTGCCGAAGGCGAGCGACGATCCGATTCGCATGTACCTGAGCCAGATGGCGGAAATTCCGCTGCTGACCCGCGAGCAAGAGATCTCACTGGCAAAGAAAATTGAGATCACCCGCAAACAGTATCGACGCTCATTGCTCGAGAGCGATTACGCGCTCCGCGCCACCGTGGAAGTACTTCAGAAAGTTCATAGCGGTGAACTGCCCTTCGATCGCACGATCAAGGTTTCACTGACCGAGCGATTAACCAAAGAGCAGATTTCACAGCGGATGCCGCACAACCTGCGCACCCTTGAGCCGTTGATCGCTCAAAACCAAGCCGATTTCGAGGTGCTGGTCCGCCGCAGCGTTTCACCACGACTCAAAGCCGAAATTCGCAAGCGTTTTCTTCGCCGTCGCCGCAAGTGCCTCGAAATGGTGGAAGAACTGAGTCTGCGAAGCCGCCGGGTCACGCCGCTGCTGCACCAACTTGAGAAAATTTCTGGACGAATGAACTTTATCCGCGAGCGTCTCGATTCGCTCGGCATGGATGCGATGAGCCGCGACGAAGCCGCTGACCTGCGTCAAGAACTGCGCGAACTGATGCTAGTTACCCAGGAAAGCCCGCGCAGCCTCCACAATCGCATGGTTCGCACACGCAAGTTTTTCGATCAATACGAATCGACGAAGCGAGAACTCAGTGCCGGAAACCTGCGATTGGTCGTTTCAATCGCAAAAAAATATCGCAACCGAGGACTGTCGTTCTTGGACCTGATCCAAGAGGGTAACACCGGCCTGATGCGGGCAGTGGACAAATATGAGTACCGCCGTGGTTTTAAGTTCAGCACCTACGCCACCTGGTGGATTCGCCAAGCGATCACGCGTGCAATCGCTGACCAAGCACGCACGATTCGCATTCCCGTGCACATGATCGACGTACTGAGCAAATTGCGCCAGGCCCAGAAACGCCTCACCCAGACCCTGCGCCGCGAACCCACTTACGAAGAGATTGCGGAGGCGACCGACGTCGCGATCGAGGAAGTCCGCAGGGTCATGGATATCGGACGTCACCCGGTCAGCTTGGACCGTCCCGTCGGCGAAGGTGAAGACAGCAGCTTTGGCGAGTTCGTGCAGGATAACGAGAACGACAATCCCGTACGGATGGCCGCCAGCGGCATGTTGCGAACGAAAATTGACGAATTGCTCAAGACGTTGACCTTCCGCGAGCGCGAAATCATTCGCCTGCGTTATGGACTCGTCGATGGATACAGCTACACGCTCGAAGAGTGCGGCCGGATTTTCAAGGTCACTCGCGAACGCGTGCGACAAATCGAAGCCAAAGCGGTGGCAAAGTTGCAGAGCCCATCACGCGCCGAGAGATTGTCGTCGTATCTCAATCCCGCTGCTTGATCGCTGCAGATAAGTTGAAAAGAACGGCGGGAACGACGTGCCCAAACGCCGTCCCGCCGTCTCTTTATCAACTTCGAGAAGCTTTCGTTCCAACAATCCTTGTCGCAATCCCACACCACGACAATTCGCTGGTCCGACCTCTTCGGACTGGCGCCGGGTCCTCCACTCGGTTGACCGCGCCGGCTATGACTATTGTTCGGCAGTTCACGCGTGGAGGACGGAATCCAAATACACCAGAAAAGTGGTTTCGTCGGCGCCAGTTGTTAATCCATGCCGGTTAAGCAACTCGCAGCACACCGGGAACCGACCGGCGGGCCTAACCTCGCAACACCAGGCAGGATAGCGCGGCCGCCTTGCGGCGCCGGCAGTCCCCTGCGCTCCTTGCCCGGTTGTAATTCCCCGGCGCCACTTCTGTAATTCCCGGGGGCAACTTCCCGGACGCCGCAGCCTGACACCTCTTTCCCGGCATCCACTACCCGAGCGCCGGAAGTCAGCGCGCGTTTTGGTATCTGCTGCTTCCACGTTTTCCCTCTTGCCGCCGCTCCAGTGGGTTTGAGATACTCGGCTGTACCGGATGCCCAACCGAGTCGTGGGTCGGCTGTTTGGAGCCAATGCCAGGACTCATCTCTCCCCCGCAACCCGCTACCAGCAAGGATGCTCCCGTGGCTATTGGACCTCTCATGGATGTTTCGTCGTTCACCATCGACGAGATCTACGACCTGTACTATGCGATTGCCGAGAAGGATCATGCCTTTCGTCTGCAATCTCTCTACGGCAACGAAGCGCCGCCGGTAGGACACTGCGAATTCAGGCCACTTTGCCGCGAATCTTTCAAACGGCGTATCGATCACTACGATGCCCTGGACCAGGGCCAGATTGGACGCTCACTCCGCGAGCGATTGGCTCGGCAAGCTGCCGCTTACGGCGTGGAATACCAAGTTGCTCGAAAGAGTCTTCGTCGTGCGGCTTAATGCGACGGGATGCTAGGTGATGTTGTCCTGGCCTTCCAATCTGTTGCTTTCCATGCTGCGAGCAGTCCACTGCCGCAGCACGCATCATCGATTTGCTGTCGATGCCCTCCCCCTCGTCCGCACGCCTGCGGGTGAGCGGCTGGTCGGTCATCTGCTGCGTCATCATCACCGCTACCTGGATGGGGCCAAAGATCCAGACCTACGATTCCGCGACTTTCACAATCATGTCATTCACGTCCGTGACGGCTATTGGGGTGGTGCACCACGGGTCGCCCATCAATGGTACGAGCGCATGCAACGATACTTGCGAACCAATCGCTGGAGTGATGCTGCCCACGCCGCCGGTGTCCTCAGCCACTATTTCACAGACCCTGTGCAGCCCCTGCACACCGTACAAACTCCGGTCGAGCGGGTGCTCCATCGTCCACTGGAATGGAGTGTGACGAAATCCTATCCAGCGCTGCTGGCCCAGTGGCACGACAACTCCAGCCGCACCGTCTTTCAGCTCTCCGATCGCCCAGGCTGGTTGGGCGAAGCTATTTTGACAGCCGCGAGTATCGCCCACGAACACCGCGATACCCTGTTGGGACACTTTGATTTAAAGTCCGCCCAACAGCATCCGGCAGCTGGGTTGGACGAGGTGTCGCGAGACTGCCTGTCACAACTCATTGGGCTTTGCATCACCGGCTGGGCGCGTGTGTTGGAACGCGCCGCCGAAGACGCCGAACGGTCATGTGACCGACAACTGCCACGCGCGGGTATCAAACTCGCGACGATATCGGCGGGACTGCGCACACCGACCCAGCTGCTTGCCAGATATCTTGAACATCGCCTCGAACAGCAAAAGGTTGTCGCCCTGATCGATGAGTTCGCGCGGACGGGCCAGGTCGTGCGGTATCTCCCCAGTGAGCAGCGTGTGATCGAAAAGGTCTGCCGGATCTACACCCGCGAGCGTGAGTACCAGCGGCGGCGTGCTGAGCGGCAAACTACGTCGGATATTCGCATCCTGGAGTTCCCGCAGGCCCTTGCCGAGGATGTACCGGCTACCGCTCGACGCGACCGAATCGGCCCCAGTACGGCGACACGAGTCGTCGAGTTTCCATTGGAGAAAAAGGCTGCATAGAGAAGCGTGAGCTAAGCCAGCGGACCAGATCGACTTGCTACAATGACGGCCCGGTCGCTATTGGATTGGTGACCTGCCCCTCCTTCCTTCACCCGATCGATCCATGTCCAACGCACCGAATGACTCGGCCACTTCATCGGCAGACCATGAACCTAAAGGTCCGCTGAGTACGCTTTCACCGTCGACCATCGTGATCCTGTTGTCGGCGATGATGTTTTTGCAGTTTTTTGCTTGGGGCTCCTGGTTTGCGACCCTGAGCGCCGCGATGGACACGCATTTGCTCGGCGCGTTCATTGGCGGTGCCTACGAGGCGGCTCCCATTGCCGCAATTTTCGCCCCCCTGTTCCTGGGCTTGGTGGCCGACCGATTCTTCGCCTCCGAGAAGGTCATGGGAGCGTTGATGTTGCTGGGCGGGGTGATCATGCTATTCATCCCCGGTCTCGCCGAATCCGCCTCGACATTCGCAGCCGAATCCGCAGCGGAGATGCGTGCGGACGGCAGTTTCGAGGCCCAAGCATTCTTGGAAATGCAGGCATCGGAAAACGCCTCTGGCAAGTTGCTCGTGTGGATGATCCTGGCGCACCTGTTGTGCTACATGCCCACGCTCGGATTGGGGAATACGATTGCCTTCACCCACATCCCCAGCCAAGATCAATTCCCCAAGATACGCGTGTGGGGCACGATCGGCTGGATTGCGGCGGGGTTGACCCTCGGCGTGTTGGGCTGGTCGGCCTCCTATAACATCTTTTGGTTGGGGGCCGCGAGCTCGCTAACGCTCGGTGTGTTGTGCTTCTTCCTGCCGAACACGCCGCCACCGCTTCGGGGCCAAGCGATGAACGTTCGCAGCCTCTTGATGGTGGACGCATTCAAATTGCTCGGCAACTGGAACTTCTTTGTCTTCGCGGTCTGCTCGACACTGATCTGCATTCCGCTGGCTTATTACTACGGCATGACGGCGACGTATCTCAACCAAACCGGTTTTGTCGAACCCGGCGCGACCATGACCATTGGCCAAATGTCAGAGATCTTCTTCATGTTGTTGATCCCGTTCTTCTTTCGCCGACTCGGCGTCAAGAACATGATCTTGATCGGCATGGCATGCTGGGTAGCTCGCTATCTGCTGTTTGCATTCGGTGCCACCGATCAAACCACGTGGATGCTATTGCTCGCGGTGGCGTTGCATGGCCTGTGCTACGACTTTTTCTTCGTCACCGGATTCATGTACACCGATGCCAAGGCATCCAAAGAGATCCGCGGACAAGCTCAGGGACTGCTCGTTTTCCTGACCCAGGGTGTTGGTATGTTTTTCGGATATCGAATCATGGCGGGTGGTGACCTGTTTGGATTCATCCCGCTCGACCTCACGTTCGGAAAGTACGGAGCTCAGGTGACGGCGGCTCCTCAATATGTCGAGGCCCTCAGCGCGGCACGCGGAAAACCGGAGCCTGTGTCCTTTCTTGAATCGTTTACGCAAATGTTCTCCCGCCACCTGCCGGAGTCTCTCGATCCCAGTATTCTGGCGGAAACGATGGCACAGTGGCGAGACTTCTGGCTATCCCCTGCCATCATGGCAGCGGCTATCTTTGTGCTGTTCGCAGTCGCCTTCTGGGATCGAACCAAAACGTCGGCCACTCCGGAGTCGGATGCCTAAGGCAATTACTCCTCGCCATAGAAACCAGCGGTGAACCCCTACCAGCCCGGTCGCTCGAACGCCGAACTCGCGGCCCACAGCGATCCTGCTGGGGACGAACAACTCGCGTTTGGTGGAGTCATCACCGCCCACGATTTCGCCGTGATGATCCCGCACCGAACGATCGTCCAGTTCCTGTTGGTGGTTGTCACGCCAGTGTGCGTTTTGTGCGCGGTAACGGCCATCATGATGGCCTTGGCGGAAGTTAACCGCAGCCCCTGGACGCTCCCAATGGTGCTTGCCGTCGGGGCCGTGTTGATTGGGATGCCCATCGGCGCCTACCAACTGTTGGCTACACAGCGGGCAGGCAGAATCCTGAAGCGACGCCCTGATTTGCTGGGGACGGTCCAGGGCACCATCTCGGTGGACGGCATGCTGCTCAATGATGGTCTGCGGAGACATTGGTTTTCCGCGACCTCGATCCGACAGTCACGTGTCCTGAAGTCCGGTGTGCGGGTGCAATTGGCCCAAGACCCTTACCACTTTCTCGCACTATCGACGCGTCTGTTCGATCACTTCGATCCTGACCGATTAAAATCATGGTTCCGTCAGTGGCGTCACCGAACAGCGACGACGCCCCCATCGACGCCGCCGATTGCTTGTGCAACCCGCCTAGGGATGCCACCTGCCGATGCTGTCAATTTTGCCGGCCAAGTGACGCTGCAAATGCCAACGGATACGCCCGAGAGTCGGAAACAAGCGTGGTCGCTCACAGCACAACTGGTGATCGCATTCGCCGTATTAATCCTAGCCTGTCTGTCTGAACCCGGCAATTGGAATGGATTCACCTTAGCCGCGTTGCTCGCGACGATTTCGTATGCCTGGGCCGTGTTCGCGACCTGGCGATTGATTCTTCAAGGATCAAAACCTCATACCATCACTCAATCAGGCTGGATCGGAGAGAATGAACTGCTCATCGAATCCGCGGGCAACGCTTCGCGGTGCCCATTATCGTGTTTTCACATCCATCCGATTCACGATCAAGACGTGATCTGGTTCGCCGGTGAGCTCAGTATGATCGCCATTACCAAAGACATCCTCGCGTCGATGGACGAGTGGCAACGGCTCATTGATCGCTTCCCGGCTCATTGACTGATTTATCGTTCATTGACCGGTTGATGGTTTATTGACTTCGCTGGTGGTCGCGGCACTGGAACCATCCGCGATGCACGCCAATCCACTGAGGTTTCCGCGAAACCCCATGAGCGGCAGGCCCCACCGCCCTGCCATAGGCGGTTGATTCTCGCGAACTGGATGGACGCGGCCACAATCCAGATAGCCTGACAGCGAAACGTGCCACGTTCTATCGAACTTAACTATAAATGACCTCGTCGACTAACTATCCTGCATAGCTACAGCGTATGCATCAACCGGTTCGTTGTCTTCGCCGCAGGGTGGACACCGCTGCCGGGCCGTGGTGACTGCAGTTCGGTCGTCGATCAGTTCCGCCACGTTTGCGTAATGGCTCCGTATTCACGAGGAATCCTTTGATATTTTCAATCTCGCGTTCGCGTTTGCT
This genomic window from Allorhodopirellula heiligendammensis contains:
- the dnaG gene encoding DNA primase, with protein sequence MSFQTDFDVKERVRNASDIIDVIGRDLELRPQGRNFVTRCPFHNDTKPSMTVNPERQSWKCWVCDIGGDVFSFVMQREGLDFPAALRLLAERAGIELPEYRSGPKTQPGSPDDKATLSSAIEEVAQAYYEQLDARKTDDAKVAWDYLASRGVNDENRRRFRIGFAPDSWDFAVNLLHRKNYSNAVAVACGVAKSRRGPSGADGCYDFFRGRLMFPINNSHGKVISLGGRIIPAIAARTVAASGGTATAGAKYFNGPETLLYRKSAELYGLDLARDAIRTAGEVLVMEGYTDVVAARMAGIENAVAVLGTALTQQHVRVLKRFAPRVVLVLDGDDAGRRRAEEVLDLFVTAEADLRILTLPDDADPADFLTSHSKDALLELAAAAPDAIDHKIACLIEGVDLTRDTHRVTAAIESLLALFVKVPQNDDRASLRVDQLLMRISRTFDLPVERLSRRLDALRASRKESETKKARYQQQQSKRSLPEHAPNASGPNADFSNDDPFASAAMEDAAMFGIDEYTQSTAPRDSSPNPRRRDDASPAASLSGVDRELFETLLESPEVAAMAIEAIDTEWLQSTTAKMLLSAYQELDLNGYDLNADSLLTLIENDFLKLQIVSLQQRIDQRGERSTVTPHERYTAILTRFHERAFEAEKSRQITQLESATLAEDEEMAVLRAIIDAERIRHTPR
- a CDS encoding sigma-70 family RNA polymerase sigma factor; its protein translation is MQLMDQDLSQLIARGAKDGYLTYDEVNSYLPDEDVNPEKLNTLLLALERRGIALIEATEKQARVAAAKQTRRVAMPSIAGPEAGEELYNESRISDEDFEPTAEDTADLDAEVDAEDVSRAASLALTEAEESSGPVLGTASDLPKASDDPIRMYLSQMAEIPLLTREQEISLAKKIEITRKQYRRSLLESDYALRATVEVLQKVHSGELPFDRTIKVSLTERLTKEQISQRMPHNLRTLEPLIAQNQADFEVLVRRSVSPRLKAEIRKRFLRRRRKCLEMVEELSLRSRRVTPLLHQLEKISGRMNFIRERLDSLGMDAMSRDEAADLRQELRELMLVTQESPRSLHNRMVRTRKFFDQYESTKRELSAGNLRLVVSIAKKYRNRGLSFLDLIQEGNTGLMRAVDKYEYRRGFKFSTYATWWIRQAITRAIADQARTIRIPVHMIDVLSKLRQAQKRLTQTLRREPTYEEIAEATDVAIEEVRRVMDIGRHPVSLDRPVGEGEDSSFGEFVQDNENDNPVRMAASGMLRTKIDELLKTLTFREREIIRLRYGLVDGYSYTLEECGRIFKVTRERVRQIEAKAVAKLQSPSRAERLSSYLNPAA
- a CDS encoding zinc dependent phospholipase C family protein; this translates as MLSWPSNLLLSMLRAVHCRSTHHRFAVDALPLVRTPAGERLVGHLLRHHHRYLDGAKDPDLRFRDFHNHVIHVRDGYWGGAPRVAHQWYERMQRYLRTNRWSDAAHAAGVLSHYFTDPVQPLHTVQTPVERVLHRPLEWSVTKSYPALLAQWHDNSSRTVFQLSDRPGWLGEAILTAASIAHEHRDTLLGHFDLKSAQQHPAAGLDEVSRDCLSQLIGLCITGWARVLERAAEDAERSCDRQLPRAGIKLATISAGLRTPTQLLARYLEHRLEQQKVVALIDEFARTGQVVRYLPSEQRVIEKVCRIYTREREYQRRRAERQTTSDIRILEFPQALAEDVPATARRDRIGPSTATRVVEFPLEKKAA
- a CDS encoding MFS transporter gives rise to the protein MSNAPNDSATSSADHEPKGPLSTLSPSTIVILLSAMMFLQFFAWGSWFATLSAAMDTHLLGAFIGGAYEAAPIAAIFAPLFLGLVADRFFASEKVMGALMLLGGVIMLFIPGLAESASTFAAESAAEMRADGSFEAQAFLEMQASENASGKLLVWMILAHLLCYMPTLGLGNTIAFTHIPSQDQFPKIRVWGTIGWIAAGLTLGVLGWSASYNIFWLGAASSLTLGVLCFFLPNTPPPLRGQAMNVRSLLMVDAFKLLGNWNFFVFAVCSTLICIPLAYYYGMTATYLNQTGFVEPGATMTIGQMSEIFFMLLIPFFFRRLGVKNMILIGMACWVARYLLFAFGATDQTTWMLLLAVALHGLCYDFFFVTGFMYTDAKASKEIRGQAQGLLVFLTQGVGMFFGYRIMAGGDLFGFIPLDLTFGKYGAQVTAAPQYVEALSAARGKPEPVSFLESFTQMFSRHLPESLDPSILAETMAQWRDFWLSPAIMAAAIFVLFAVAFWDRTKTSATPESDA